From Bdellovibrio sp. KM01:
ACTTGAGCTCCCTTTTTTTTTAGTTCATCGATTCACGATGTAACAAATTTTTTAGATCCTGCACTTCTTCGAGCGAAACGTCGTACGGTTTGCCGCACACTTGGCAAGTCACGTGGACTTCTTCTTTTTTATCCAGCATATCTTGAAGTTCTGCCTCCCCCATCGCTTCCAGCGCGCGGATCACGCGAGCCTTCGTGCATGGGCAAGAGTATTCAACAGTATAGTTATGCTCAACTTCTTCGTAAGGAATGCCTTCCATGAAGGGAGCTACCAGGTCGACACAAGTCGCACCTTCGTTCAACATTTTTGAGATGTTTGGTTTTTTCGATTCGTAATTAGAAATGATTTTTTCAACCATGTCTTCTTCCACACCTGGCATCACTTCAATCATGACTCCACCTGCAGATTGGACTTTTCCGTTTTGATCCAGGTACACGCCCAAAGAAACCAAAGAACGAATTTGATGGGATTGGTGTAAATAGTGAGCGATGTCGTCGCCGATTTCACTGCTCACCAGTTCCACAGTTCCCTGGAAGGGTTGTTTTTGGAAGGGTTGGTGGCGAGCCACTGTCAAAAGACCGATACCGATCGCTTTTTTTAGGCTCAAGCCATTGTCGTAATTTTCAGGTTGGTAGTGTGGATTTGGTGTGTAACCACGCACATGACCTTCATAGCTTGCCTCTGCATAGACGCTGCTCAAAGGACCATTCCCACGGAACAAAAGACCGACCTGTTGCCCATCCTTCAAGTGTGATGCCATCAACAAGGCTCCCACCATACCGCGGCCAACTGCTACTGTCGCCAAAGGATAGGTATCTTGTAGATCCTGCATGTGTCGAACAACTTCCGTTGCATTGACTGCAGCGATACGCACTGTCAGATCTTTGGAGACAAAGCGGTGAACACGTTCTTTACCCATGACAAACTCCCAAAATAGATAGAAAATAACAGCCGAAACTAACAAAGCGTCACTATAAATTCAAGCTTCAATAGCAGAGCCGTATTATGAAGATTTATATCTTTCGCCACGCCCAAAAAGCCATGGATTTCTCTGGAGATCCCGACCTGACTCCCGAGGGCCATGGTCAGGCGTCGACTCTTTTGGATTTAGTACTTAAAAATGAAATGCCAAAACCCACTCAGCTTTGGGTTTCCCCACGAAAACGGACTCACAGCACCTTTCGTCCTCTGTCAGAACAACTTAAGTTGCCCTTGGTAGACCAGGAAGCTCTTTTGGAACAACAAGGCGATGAGTCCTTGCAGATCTTTCGTCGACGCATTTCCAACCTTTTGGAAAAAGCCACGGAAGCGGAAAATGATGTGATTTACATGTGCTCGCACTATGACTGGGTTATTGAAGCCATGGCGGTCATCCCCAGCGAAACGGATTTGTCAGACGACCGCTTTAGCCACTGGATACCTTGTCAGTGCGTGGGTTTTGAAATTTCCAAAGACGGAATGTTTAAATTTCTTGAACTGAAAAAGGTTTCCACATGATTCAAAATATCTGGGCCATCGGGCGCAACTATGTCGAACACGCGAAAGAATTGGGTAATGAGGTTCCAACGGAGCCATTAGTATTTTTGAAAGCTGGCAGCTGTGCGACCATAGCTCACTCGGAAATACATCTGCCGAAATGGGCGACGGATGTTCATCACGAAGTGGAGATCGCTTTGCAATTTGATGAAAACTTGCAGATCTCCGCAGCCTGTGTGGCTTTGGATTTAACCGAACGCACCTTACAATCGAAGCTAAAAGCCAAAGGCCAACCTTGGACCTTGGCAAAAAGTTTTACTGAAGCTTGTCCGATTTCAAATTTCTTCCCCGTGGGAGATTTGGATGAGCTTCGGAAAATCGACATCAAACTGATGGTCAACGGCGAGCTTCGCCAAAACGGCAATACGTCACTTATGATTTTCTCCTATGAAGAGCAAATAGACTATGTGCGTCAATACTTCCCTGTTGTGGCCGGAGACCTGCTTTTAACTGGAACCCCCGCAGGAGTTGGGCCCGTGAAACCTGGCGATGTCTTGGTGGCGGAAATTGTGGGGAAAATCACTCACAAATGGACCGTTAAATAGCGCGCGCCCGCTCCATCTAATTTCCTTGAAAATCTAAGCCTGTAGAGCGAATATTCCACGCAATCATATTGAAGAATTGCGGGCCCTTTTCGCTCGCACACAAAGGCTTAGTTATGAACGATATCCAATCGAAGATCGTCACTCGTGGCGAAGAGATCATGAAACGTATGGAAGGCCAATCCAAGGCTTCCATCTTCTCCAAAGATTTCTGGTACGGCTCCATCATGGAATGGAGTATGAAAAATGAAAAATTCAAAACCAACATGTTCCGTTTCGTGGACGTGCTTCCTTCTATCAACTCGGGCGACGAAGTGGCTCGCCACTTGAAGGAATACTTCGCTGAAGACGGCGGAAAACTTCCTCCCGTATTCAACGTGGGTCTTGGATTGGGCTCGTTGGCTCCGGGCTTGATGGCCGGCGCGATTAAGAAGAACGTTGTCGGCATGGCGCAAATGTTCATCACAGGTGAAAACCCAGATGATGCTTTGCCGGTACTGAAAAAAGCGCGCAAAAACAAAATGACTTTCACAGTCGACATTTTGGGCGAAGCGATCTTGTCTGAAAAAGAAGCGCAAGAATATTCAAACAAATGCATTGAGCTTATCGAGTGGCTCGCAAAAGACGCTGAAAAATGGGATGAAGTTCCTCAAATCGATCGCGATCATGAAGGTGCAATTCCAAAAGTGAACGTGTCTGTGAAAATGACGGCACTGTACTCGCAAATCAAAGACTCGGCTTGGGATGAATCTAAAAAAATCCTAAAAGATCGCATGCGCCCTATTTTCCGTCTGGGTATGCAAAAAGGTGTCTTCATCAATTTGGATATGGAGCAATACTCCGTTAAGCACCTGACGTTGGAAGCGTACACAGAGCTTATCAATGAAGACGAATTCAAAAACTACAAATTCTTTGGAATCGTGATCCAGGCATATCTGCGTGATTCTTTCGAAGACGTCAAAATGCTGACGGACTTCGCAAAAAAACGTGGCACTCCATTCTGGGTCCGCCTGGTTAAGGGCGCCTACTGGGATTACGAAACAATCGAAGCGGAACAGCGTGGCTGGCCGGTTCCGGTCTACACCAACAAAGCTGAATCTGATGCGAACTATGAAGTGTGCGCAAAATACTTCCTGGAAAACATCAAATACATCCGCCCGGCTTTTGCGTCTCACAACGTAAGAACAATCGCCGCTTGTATGATTTACGCTGAGCAATTAAATATTCCTAAAGACGCTTTGGAATTCCAAATGCTCTACGGAATGGCCGAGCCGATCAAAAAAACCATCGTAGAGATGGGCTACCGTATGCGTGAATACGCTCCGGTGGGAGAATTGATTCCAGGTATGGCGTATCTCGTTCGCCGCTTGCTTGAGAACTCTTCGAATGAATCATGGTTGCGTGGAAAATTCGCTGATAACAAAACCACCGCGGAACTTTTGAAAGATCCTGCAAGTGGTTTGACTCCAACTTCCGCGACTCTCCCGAAAAAGCCAGGCAAGTTCTACAACGAACCGCTTTTGGATTTCGCTGTCAAAGCGGACCGCGAGAAAATGGAAAAATCCATCGCGACTTTGCGTGCTTCCCTTCCCGTCAACGTACCTGTGATGATCAACAACAAAGAACAAACATCTGCAAAGATCTTTGATCGTGTGAACCCTTCTGAAAGTTCGCAAGTTGTCGGTAAAATCCACATGGCCACAATCGAGCAAGCAGAACAAGCCATGCAAGCCGCCCAAACCGCTTACAAAACTTGGAAGAATGTTCCTGCGGAACAACGTGCCGCTTTGGTTGATAAACTTGCGGACCTCATGCAACGTGATCGTTTTAAATTGATTGCGGAACAAGTTTTGGAAGTTGGTAAACCATGGGCGGAAGCTGATGGGGACGTGGGCGAAGCGATCGACTTCTGTCGATACTACGCACGCGACATGCGCAACCTTCAAAAACCACTTCGCGTGGGTGGCTTGCCAGGCGAACTTTCTCATTACATCTATAAATCACGTGGTGTGACGGCAGTCATCGCTCCCTGGAACTTCCCGCTAGCTATCATGGCTGGCATGGTGACGGCTGCGGCTGTGACAGGAAATACTGTGGTGATGAAACCCGCAGAGCAATCTTCAGTGGTTGCTTGGGGTTTGATGAAAATGATCGTTGAGGCTGGCTTCCCCGCAGGTGTTGTGAACTTCCTTCCAGGCTTGGGTGAAGAAGTGGGCGAATACATCGTGAACCATAAATTCACGACGACGATCGCCTTTACTGGTTCAAAAGCTGTGGGTCTACACATTTTGAACAGAGCTTCGATGGTGCAATCCGGCCAACAGCACGTCAAGAGATGCATTATCGAAATGGGCGGTAAGAACGCTGTCATCATCGATAACGATGCGGACCTTGATGAAGCAGTCGACGGAGTTCTTTACTCGGCGTTTGGATTCTCGGGACAAAAATGTTCAGCTGCCAGCCGCGTGATCGTACTTGAAGAAGTTTATGATCGTTTCACAGAACGCCTGGTTGAAGCCGCCCGCTCTATCGAGGTGAAATCTGCTGAAAATCCAAAAGCCTACATGGGCCCCGTTGTGGACCAAGAAGCTTACGAGCGCATCATGCACACCATCGCTGAAGGCGAAAAAACGAATAAGCTTTTGTTCAAAGGTGTGGCACCGAACAATGGCTTCTATGTTCCCCCGACAATCTTCGGCGACGTTCCAGGCGATGCGAAACTAGCACAGCAGGAAATCTTTGGACCCGTTGTCGCGGTAATCAAAGCGAAAAATTTGGATCAAGCGATCGAAATCGCTAACAGCACAGAGTACGCTCTGACAGGTGGCATGTTCTCCAGATCCCCTGCGAACATCGCTCGCGTGAAAGAAGAGTTCGAAGTCGGCAACTTGTACATCAACCGCGGTATCACCGGTGCCATGGTTGATCGTCACCCATTCGGCGGCTTTAAAATGTCTGGTATCGGCTCTAAAACCGGTGGCCCTGACTATATCAAACAATACATGGAACCTGCTGCTGTAACAGAAAATACGCTTCGTCGTGGTTTTGCTCCAGCTGAAGGCGAATAGGCACGCCCCATTTGTTACGGGGCGTACCCCTTCTGAAAAAAGCCGATCCTAACCGATCGGCTTTTTTTATTAATGAAGTAATTGAGTTGAAACGACATTCAAAGATTCATGAATTTCTTCAGGTGTCGCGTCTCGAGCTTCCAAAGCTTCGATTTCAAATATCAGATCCTGTCCCGCTAAGGGATGATTGCCATCCAGGCTGACCATGCCGTCATGAAACTGCAAAACTAT
This genomic window contains:
- a CDS encoding Hsp33 family molecular chaperone HslO, yielding MGKERVHRFVSKDLTVRIAAVNATEVVRHMQDLQDTYPLATVAVGRGMVGALLMASHLKDGQQVGLLFRGNGPLSSVYAEASYEGHVRGYTPNPHYQPENYDNGLSLKKAIGIGLLTVARHQPFQKQPFQGTVELVSSEIGDDIAHYLHQSHQIRSLVSLGVYLDQNGKVQSAGGVMIEVMPGVEEDMVEKIISNYESKKPNISKMLNEGATCVDLVAPFMEGIPYEEVEHNYTVEYSCPCTKARVIRALEAMGEAELQDMLDKKEEVHVTCQVCGKPYDVSLEEVQDLKNLLHRESMN
- the pruA gene encoding L-glutamate gamma-semialdehyde dehydrogenase, producing the protein MNDIQSKIVTRGEEIMKRMEGQSKASIFSKDFWYGSIMEWSMKNEKFKTNMFRFVDVLPSINSGDEVARHLKEYFAEDGGKLPPVFNVGLGLGSLAPGLMAGAIKKNVVGMAQMFITGENPDDALPVLKKARKNKMTFTVDILGEAILSEKEAQEYSNKCIELIEWLAKDAEKWDEVPQIDRDHEGAIPKVNVSVKMTALYSQIKDSAWDESKKILKDRMRPIFRLGMQKGVFINLDMEQYSVKHLTLEAYTELINEDEFKNYKFFGIVIQAYLRDSFEDVKMLTDFAKKRGTPFWVRLVKGAYWDYETIEAEQRGWPVPVYTNKAESDANYEVCAKYFLENIKYIRPAFASHNVRTIAACMIYAEQLNIPKDALEFQMLYGMAEPIKKTIVEMGYRMREYAPVGELIPGMAYLVRRLLENSSNESWLRGKFADNKTTAELLKDPASGLTPTSATLPKKPGKFYNEPLLDFAVKADREKMEKSIATLRASLPVNVPVMINNKEQTSAKIFDRVNPSESSQVVGKIHMATIEQAEQAMQAAQTAYKTWKNVPAEQRAALVDKLADLMQRDRFKLIAEQVLEVGKPWAEADGDVGEAIDFCRYYARDMRNLQKPLRVGGLPGELSHYIYKSRGVTAVIAPWNFPLAIMAGMVTAAAVTGNTVVMKPAEQSSVVAWGLMKMIVEAGFPAGVVNFLPGLGEEVGEYIVNHKFTTTIAFTGSKAVGLHILNRASMVQSGQQHVKRCIIEMGGKNAVIIDNDADLDEAVDGVLYSAFGFSGQKCSAASRVIVLEEVYDRFTERLVEAARSIEVKSAENPKAYMGPVVDQEAYERIMHTIAEGEKTNKLLFKGVAPNNGFYVPPTIFGDVPGDAKLAQQEIFGPVVAVIKAKNLDQAIEIANSTEYALTGGMFSRSPANIARVKEEFEVGNLYINRGITGAMVDRHPFGGFKMSGIGSKTGGPDYIKQYMEPAAVTENTLRRGFAPAEGE
- a CDS encoding phosphoglycerate mutase family protein, with protein sequence MKIYIFRHAQKAMDFSGDPDLTPEGHGQASTLLDLVLKNEMPKPTQLWVSPRKRTHSTFRPLSEQLKLPLVDQEALLEQQGDESLQIFRRRISNLLEKATEAENDVIYMCSHYDWVIEAMAVIPSETDLSDDRFSHWIPCQCVGFEISKDGMFKFLELKKVST
- a CDS encoding fumarylacetoacetate hydrolase family protein, giving the protein MIQNIWAIGRNYVEHAKELGNEVPTEPLVFLKAGSCATIAHSEIHLPKWATDVHHEVEIALQFDENLQISAACVALDLTERTLQSKLKAKGQPWTLAKSFTEACPISNFFPVGDLDELRKIDIKLMVNGELRQNGNTSLMIFSYEEQIDYVRQYFPVVAGDLLLTGTPAGVGPVKPGDVLVAEIVGKITHKWTVK